Proteins encoded within one genomic window of Companilactobacillus sp.:
- a CDS encoding WXG100 family type VII secretion target has product MAVTPDEFRSQATQYTKGADNVDSVLSDLKSMQEQIRSEWKGNAFDKYDSKFQELSGKVQEFSQLLREIKSQLDKSAQGMEDADNQIGQSWS; this is encoded by the coding sequence ATTGCCGTTACACCTGACGAGTTCAGATCACAAGCAACACAATATACAAAGGGCGCAGATAACGTAGATAGCGTATTGAGCGACTTGAAGAGTATGCAAGAACAAATTAGATCAGAGTGGAAAGGTAACGCTTTCGATAAATACGATAGTAAATTCCAAGAACTTTCTGGTAAAGTACAAGAATTCTCACAATTATTGAGAGAAATCAAATCACAACTTGATAAGTCAGCACAAGGAATGGAAGATGCCGATAACCAAATTGGTCAATCTTGGAGCTAA
- a CDS encoding MFS transporter has product MRSQKLWLLTLNATFNMVMGFILPVNMIFIKQNLHQTQNMAGFALMVYSALMMVGNYLGGILFDKLSKKWTLQIGYIIAVISLLGMTFHHVWPSYLFMLVMLGFGMGISYTAINGYTAFVAEETIGDSRVLFNNMYLAANLGIAVGSTAVGFIFEWSIFFTFFIPVIFFVLCLLIVFFKASVLDATNEAAEKTHEYKMDSEEVDPKVAIGEKRFRLNLIILSLGVFIMWMGYTQWDSNMSLYMLGNGFSKKEYSIVFTINAASLLLIQPVMNRIMSKIFKLLKNQILVGIVIMGLSFLLLPGANQYWMFVVSMLILTVGESMVFPTIPALLNKMSTNQNRGNLQSLYTIMGSLGRAVGPYAGSLIVTALSFANLFYGITAAMILVAVSLKGVKELEI; this is encoded by the coding sequence ATGCGATCACAAAAATTATGGTTATTGACCTTAAATGCGACCTTTAATATGGTAATGGGATTTATTTTGCCTGTGAATATGATTTTTATTAAGCAGAACCTGCATCAGACTCAAAATATGGCGGGATTTGCGCTTATGGTGTATTCGGCGTTAATGATGGTAGGAAATTACTTAGGTGGAATATTATTCGATAAGCTGTCTAAGAAATGGACGCTTCAAATCGGCTATATTATTGCGGTTATCTCGCTTTTAGGGATGACGTTCCATCATGTTTGGCCTAGCTACTTGTTCATGCTGGTTATGCTTGGATTTGGAATGGGCATCTCCTACACTGCTATCAATGGCTATACTGCCTTCGTGGCTGAAGAAACTATTGGGGACAGCCGAGTGTTGTTCAATAATATGTATTTAGCAGCCAACTTGGGGATTGCTGTCGGGTCAACGGCAGTAGGATTTATATTTGAGTGGAGCATCTTTTTCACATTCTTTATCCCAGTAATCTTTTTTGTATTATGCTTGTTGATCGTGTTCTTTAAAGCTTCGGTGCTTGATGCTACTAATGAAGCAGCCGAGAAGACTCACGAGTACAAGATGGACTCTGAAGAAGTTGATCCAAAGGTTGCCATTGGCGAAAAGCGTTTCCGTTTGAACTTGATCATCTTGAGTTTAGGCGTGTTCATCATGTGGATGGGCTACACGCAGTGGGACAGCAATATGTCGCTGTACATGCTAGGCAACGGCTTCTCCAAGAAAGAATATAGTATCGTCTTTACGATCAATGCGGCGTCACTGTTGCTGATCCAGCCTGTGATGAACCGGATCATGTCCAAGATCTTCAAACTGTTAAAAAATCAAATCTTGGTCGGAATTGTGATCATGGGTCTGTCATTCTTACTACTTCCGGGAGCTAATCAGTACTGGATGTTCGTTGTCAGCATGTTGATCCTGACAGTCGGCGAATCAATGGTCTTCCCAACGATCCCGGCTTTATTGAACAAAATGTCGACTAATCAAAATCGTGGGAACTTGCAAAGTTTATACACGATCATGGGTTCTTTAGGTCGAGCTGTCGGGCCATATGCCGGTAGTTTGATTGTTACGGCTCTATCTTTTGCCAATTTATTTTATGGTATTACCGCAGCGATGATATTAGTTGCGGTATCATTAAAGGGTGTCAAAGAATTAGAAATCTGA
- a CDS encoding alpha/beta hydrolase, with protein MTIAIIIIIVLLLIVLILNALFLYLQKRNSNALGSDAPAVTRDPGLDEATTAYLKQPREEWTITSNSNKLYGWFVKSKSPSDVTVIVVHGFAVDHKSLDIHAQLFNTLGYNVLQIDNQAAGKSEGKYQGFGYLESIDLEAWINELLKRRPNDEIVLFGASMGAATVMMTAGKKLPDNVKAVIEDSGYTSMEDVVNFHFKQRYKFSGRFVLKMISLVAKVRSGFFYGQADCTKALQNCHLPILFMHGQADEAVPYYMRDELTKYGDFPKETYAKDSGVHIRSYYVDSKNYQAKVADFLKKYL; from the coding sequence ATGACAATAGCTATTATCATTATTATAGTGTTGCTGCTGATAGTTCTAATTTTGAACGCTCTTTTTTTATATTTACAAAAAAGAAATAGCAATGCGCTAGGTTCAGATGCTCCAGCGGTGACTCGAGATCCGGGATTAGATGAAGCTACCACAGCCTATTTGAAGCAGCCCCGTGAGGAGTGGACAATTACTTCAAATAGTAATAAGTTATATGGATGGTTCGTTAAATCGAAATCACCCTCAGATGTCACGGTGATCGTGGTGCATGGCTTTGCAGTCGACCACAAATCATTGGACATCCACGCTCAGCTTTTTAATACGCTTGGTTACAACGTTTTGCAGATCGACAATCAGGCTGCAGGTAAGAGCGAAGGTAAGTATCAAGGCTTTGGATATCTGGAAAGTATCGACCTTGAGGCTTGGATCAATGAGCTTTTAAAAAGGCGACCTAACGATGAAATTGTTTTGTTTGGCGCTTCAATGGGAGCGGCTACGGTAATGATGACGGCTGGCAAGAAATTGCCTGACAATGTCAAAGCGGTCATTGAGGACTCTGGCTATACTTCAATGGAAGATGTAGTCAACTTCCACTTTAAGCAACGCTATAAGTTCTCAGGACGATTCGTCTTGAAGATGATCTCATTAGTAGCCAAAGTCAGATCCGGCTTTTTCTACGGTCAGGCTGATTGTACTAAGGCTTTACAAAACTGCCACTTACCGATTTTATTCATGCATGGGCAGGCTGATGAAGCGGTGCCTTATTATATGAGGGATGAATTGACCAAATACGGTGATTTTCCGAAGGAGACCTACGCTAAAGACAGCGGCGTCCACATACGTAGTTACTACGTTGATTCGAAGAATTATCAGGCTAAAGTTGCGGACTTTTTGAAAAAGTATCTCTAG
- a CDS encoding sulfite exporter TauE/SafE family protein, translated as MNTSMIIFIVIGLFAGTLGAVLGIGGGMIITPILTVMMGLDIKYAIGASIISVIATSSGATIAYLKDDMLNLRVAMFLEIATTVGAIMGALLVGAFSSTFLFVLFGFFLLYSTYNMVRKLFSKKGEAVYTEQGPTVQKLRLADSYYDKAEKKQVDYSMKNIPGGFIMMWAAGLASGLLGIGSGAFKVIAMDTIMKMPLKPSSATSNLMMGVTAAASATVYFFNGSIRPDIAGPLAIGVLVGATIGARLMQVLKPRLIRMIFVPIIFYMGLQMVLKGFGVNI; from the coding sequence ATGAATACTTCGATGATCATCTTCATCGTTATCGGTTTATTTGCTGGAACTCTTGGGGCAGTTTTAGGTATTGGTGGCGGTATGATCATCACGCCGATCCTAACCGTAATGATGGGATTAGATATTAAATATGCGATTGGAGCTAGTATCATCTCGGTTATTGCTACTAGTTCAGGGGCCACTATTGCCTATTTGAAGGATGATATGCTGAACCTTCGTGTGGCGATGTTTTTGGAAATTGCGACAACTGTCGGTGCAATCATGGGTGCTCTGCTAGTCGGAGCCTTCTCAAGTACCTTCTTGTTCGTCTTATTCGGCTTTTTCCTACTGTATTCTACTTATAATATGGTTCGTAAACTCTTCAGTAAGAAGGGTGAGGCAGTTTATACGGAACAAGGTCCAACCGTTCAAAAATTACGCTTGGCTGATAGTTACTACGATAAGGCTGAGAAAAAACAAGTTGATTATTCAATGAAAAATATCCCTGGTGGATTCATCATGATGTGGGCTGCTGGTTTGGCCAGTGGTTTGCTCGGTATTGGTAGTGGTGCCTTCAAGGTTATCGCTATGGATACAATCATGAAGATGCCACTTAAACCATCAAGTGCAACTTCAAACTTGATGATGGGAGTTACTGCGGCTGCCAGTGCGACTGTCTACTTTTTCAACGGGTCGATTCGTCCGGATATTGCCGGACCGTTGGCGATTGGAGTTTTAGTCGGCGCCACGATTGGTGCGCGTTTGATGCAAGTGTTGAAACCAAGACTGATCAGAATGATTTTCGTCCCAATTATTTTTTACATGGGATTGCAAATGGTTCTTAAAGGATTTGGGGTGAACATCTAA
- a CDS encoding DUF1634 domain-containing protein: MKKEEMRDVELIIGKILRVGVIVSAAVIILGVVLYFINGGTGYADGEWPRRFGMIFSGIAHGKSYAVIMLGIFLLILTPVLRVVVSIYAFAKEHDRLYVYITTAVLIILIIAMVFGYNG, translated from the coding sequence ATGAAAAAAGAAGAAATGCGCGATGTTGAACTCATAATCGGAAAAATTTTACGAGTCGGAGTTATCGTTTCGGCAGCGGTCATCATCTTAGGCGTAGTCTTGTATTTCATTAACGGTGGAACAGGCTATGCGGACGGCGAGTGGCCACGAAGATTTGGAATGATCTTTTCCGGTATAGCTCACGGCAAGTCATACGCTGTGATCATGTTAGGCATCTTCTTGTTGATCCTAACGCCCGTTTTGCGAGTCGTCGTATCAATTTATGCGTTCGCAAAAGAACACGACAGACTGTACGTATACATCACCACAGCAGTGTTGATCATTTTGATCATCGCAATGGTGTTTGGATATAATGGATAA
- a CDS encoding matrixin family metalloprotease, whose product MKKIKLVTLAAALLISVSTFSSVGTVFAASTNNKNQTTKVGKSSIPTKYLNEMLTGLKSRSTTLNIFIEPNNPIGIQQDIKWAVNDWSKSTDKVKFKIVNDRNIANVRFTTGQISQLRVAMTFKDQSTTGNQTYIDRATIKIDPANFDKTKISNGGIRVAEHELGHAMGLADIHDTNLKYSTIMWYLDPNTGITQYDRDAIRYLYQIK is encoded by the coding sequence ATGAAAAAAATTAAATTAGTGACACTTGCAGCTGCATTGTTGATATCTGTTTCGACTTTTTCAAGTGTTGGTACAGTCTTTGCTGCTTCAACTAACAATAAAAATCAGACTACAAAGGTAGGGAAGTCATCGATTCCCACTAAATATTTGAACGAAATGTTAACGGGATTAAAATCACGTTCAACGACACTTAACATCTTCATTGAGCCTAATAACCCGATTGGAATTCAACAGGATATCAAATGGGCAGTTAATGACTGGTCGAAATCAACTGACAAAGTAAAGTTTAAGATTGTTAATGATCGTAATATCGCTAATGTAAGATTTACTACTGGTCAAATTTCTCAATTACGTGTTGCCATGACTTTTAAAGATCAATCTACGACGGGGAATCAAACCTATATTGATCGAGCAACGATTAAAATCGATCCTGCTAATTTTGATAAAACTAAAATTTCCAATGGGGGAATCCGTGTAGCCGAACATGAACTCGGCCATGCAATGGGATTAGCCGATATTCACGATACTAATCTCAAATATTCAACTATTATGTGGTACTTGGATCCTAATACTGGAATTACTCAGTATGATAGGGATGCTATCAGATATTTATACCAAATCAAATAA